From one Gemmobacter sp. genomic stretch:
- the ald gene encoding alanine dehydrogenase: MKIGCPKEIKPQEFRVGLTPQAAREAIAHGHEVMVETGAGLGAGFPDADYTAAGARILATAEEVFAAAEMIVKVKEPQPAERARLRRGQLLFTYLHLAPDPDQTRDLLASGVTAIAYETVTDRAGGLPLLAPMSEVAGRLAPQMGAWALQKANGGRGVLLGGVPGVRPANVMIIGGGVVGTAAARVAVGMGANVTVLDRSVPRMSWLDDIFQGRLTTQYSSAAALADLLPEADMVIGAVLIPGAAAPKLVSRAQLSTMKPGSVIVDVAIDQGGCFETSHATTHADPIYTVDGVIHYCVANMPGAVARTSTMALGNATLPFLLALADKGWKRACAEDPHLLAGLNVHAGQLTYAAVGEALGLPSIPSAQALA; this comes from the coding sequence ATGAAGATCGGTTGTCCGAAAGAGATCAAGCCGCAGGAATTCCGCGTCGGCCTCACGCCACAGGCCGCGCGTGAGGCCATTGCGCATGGCCACGAGGTGATGGTGGAAACCGGCGCCGGCTTGGGCGCCGGGTTCCCGGATGCCGATTACACCGCCGCCGGCGCCCGCATCCTTGCCACGGCCGAGGAGGTGTTCGCGGCGGCCGAGATGATCGTCAAGGTCAAGGAACCCCAGCCCGCGGAACGCGCCCGCCTGCGCCGGGGGCAACTGCTGTTCACCTACCTGCACCTGGCGCCCGACCCCGACCAGACGCGCGATCTGCTGGCCTCGGGCGTGACCGCGATTGCCTATGAAACGGTGACCGACCGCGCCGGCGGCCTGCCGCTGCTGGCGCCGATGTCCGAGGTCGCGGGCCGCCTGGCACCGCAGATGGGCGCCTGGGCGCTGCAAAAGGCCAATGGCGGGCGCGGCGTGCTGCTGGGCGGGGTGCCGGGGGTGCGCCCGGCCAATGTGATGATCATCGGCGGCGGTGTGGTCGGCACGGCGGCCGCCCGGGTCGCGGTGGGCATGGGGGCCAATGTCACGGTGCTGGACCGTTCGGTGCCGCGCATGTCCTGGCTGGACGACATTTTCCAGGGCCGCCTGACCACGCAATATTCCAGCGCCGCCGCTTTGGCCGACCTGCTGCCCGAGGCCGACATGGTGATCGGTGCCGTCCTGATCCCCGGTGCCGCCGCGCCCAAGCTGGTCAGCCGCGCGCAACTGTCCACGATGAAGCCCGGATCGGTGATCGTCGATGTCGCCATCGACCAGGGCGGATGCTTTGAAACCTCGCATGCCACCACCCATGCCGATCCGATCTATACGGTCGACGGGGTGATCCATTATTGCGTGGCGAACATGCCGGGCGCGGTCGCTCGCACATCGACCATGGCGCTGGGGAATGCGACGCTGCCCTTCCTGCTGGCGCTGGCCGACAAGGGCTGGAAACGCGCCTGCGCCGAGGATCCGCACCTGCTGGCGGGGCTCAACGTTCATGCCGGGCAGCTGACCTATGCGGCCGTGGGCGAGGCGCTTGGCCTGCCGTCGATCCCATCGGCGCAGGCACTGGCCTGA
- the mscL gene encoding large conductance mechanosensitive channel protein MscL codes for MLNEFKTFIARGNVIDLAVGIIIGAAFTAIVNSLVADLINPIIGLVTGGIDFSNLFIDLSGTDPASLKAAKDAGAPVFAYGSFITAVINFLIIAWVVFMLVKAVNKLKAPAPVAAKGPTAEELLMQIRDELKAQR; via the coding sequence ATGCTTAACGAATTCAAGACGTTCATCGCCCGCGGCAATGTCATTGACCTTGCTGTCGGCATCATCATCGGCGCCGCCTTCACGGCCATCGTGAATTCGCTGGTCGCCGATCTGATCAACCCGATCATCGGCCTGGTCACCGGCGGGATCGACTTTTCCAACCTGTTCATCGACCTGTCGGGCACCGATCCCGCCTCGCTGAAGGCCGCCAAGGATGCCGGCGCGCCGGTGTTCGCCTATGGGTCGTTCATCACCGCCGTGATCAACTTCCTGATCATCGCCTGGGTGGTGTTCATGCTGGTCAAGGCGGTGAACAAGCTGAAGGCCCCCGCCCCCGTGGCGGCCAAGGGCCCGACCGCCGAGGAACTGCTGATGCAGATCCGCGACGAGCTGAAGGCGCAGCGTTGA
- a CDS encoding glutathione S-transferase N-terminal domain-containing protein, with protein MTALAEFPITRRWAPRTPGAIQLYSLPTPNGVKVSILLEETGLPYDAHLVDFGSNDQMSPEFLSLNPNNKIPAILDPQGPGGKPLALFESGAILIYLAEKAGRFLPDANRYEVIQWLMFQMGGLGPMFGQLGFFHHFAGKEIEDPRPKERYRAEAARLLKVLDGQLAGRDWVAGDYSIADMAIAPWLRTLRDFYQAGEIAGWAELKNVPAYLDRFLARPAVQRGLLVPARG; from the coding sequence ATGACCGCGCTTGCCGAATTCCCGATCACCCGCCGCTGGGCGCCGCGCACTCCGGGCGCGATCCAGCTGTATTCGCTGCCCACGCCGAATGGTGTCAAGGTCTCGATCCTGCTGGAGGAAACCGGGCTGCCCTACGATGCGCATCTGGTGGATTTCGGCAGCAACGACCAGATGAGCCCGGAGTTCCTCAGCCTGAACCCCAACAACAAGATCCCCGCGATTCTGGATCCGCAGGGGCCGGGTGGAAAGCCGCTGGCGCTGTTCGAAAGCGGGGCGATCCTGATCTATCTGGCGGAAAAGGCGGGGCGGTTCCTGCCCGATGCCAACCGCTACGAGGTGATCCAGTGGCTGATGTTCCAGATGGGCGGCCTGGGGCCGATGTTCGGGCAGTTGGGGTTCTTTCACCATTTCGCCGGGAAAGAGATCGAGGATCCGCGCCCCAAGGAGCGTTACCGGGCCGAGGCGGCGCGGCTGCTGAAGGTGCTGGACGGGCAGCTGGCCGGGCGCGACTGGGTGGCGGGCGACTATTCCATTGCCGATATGGCAATCGCACCCTGGCTGCGCACGCTGCGCGATTTCTACCAGGCCGGCGAGATTGCCGGCTGGGCCGAGCTGAAGAACGTGCCGGCCTATCTGGACCGCTTCCTGGCGCGGCCGGCGGTGCAGCGCGGGCTGCTGGTGCCGGCGCGCGGCTGA
- a CDS encoding TIGR03862 family flavoprotein, translated as MELQPAIAAGRPALVIGAGPAGLMAADELARAGWQVTVAEAKPSPARKFLMAGKSGLNLTRDEPLPDFTARYPQGAGWLAPMLTAFGPDQVQDWARGLGQPVFTGSTGRVFPVAMKGSPLLRAWLAQLAGLGVVLHTRWRWTGFDGAALAFDTPDGRRLLTPDRTVLALGGASWSRLGSDAAWVPWLAAKGVDIAPFRPSNAGLLVNWSAHMTRHFGAALKGIRLTAVNFSSRGEIAISARGLEGGGLYPLTPALRDGAALTIDLLPDLTPDALAARLTRRGKDSLANTLRKAGLDAAKIALAQDCARPLPADPAALARLLKALPIPHNGPRPMDEAISTAGGIRQTALDHGLQLTALPHVHAAGEMLDWDAPTGGYLLTACLATGRWAGRAAAGLNPRSA; from the coding sequence ATGGAATTGCAGCCAGCAATCGCTGCCGGACGGCCCGCGCTGGTCATCGGCGCCGGTCCTGCCGGGCTGATGGCGGCCGATGAACTGGCCCGCGCCGGCTGGCAGGTGACCGTGGCCGAGGCCAAGCCCTCGCCCGCGCGCAAGTTCCTGATGGCCGGGAAATCCGGCCTGAACCTGACCCGCGACGAACCCCTGCCCGACTTTACCGCCCGCTACCCCCAGGGCGCCGGCTGGCTGGCCCCGATGCTGACCGCCTTTGGCCCCGATCAGGTGCAGGACTGGGCACGCGGGCTGGGCCAGCCGGTGTTCACCGGATCGACCGGCCGGGTGTTTCCGGTGGCCATGAAGGGCTCTCCCCTGCTGCGGGCCTGGCTGGCGCAACTGGCGGGTCTGGGGGTGGTGCTGCACACCCGCTGGCGCTGGACGGGGTTCGACGGCGCGGCGCTGGCCTTTGACACGCCCGACGGCCGGCGCCTGCTGACGCCCGACCGCACCGTCCTGGCGCTGGGGGGCGCCAGCTGGTCGCGGCTGGGGTCGGATGCGGCCTGGGTGCCGTGGCTGGCGGCCAAGGGGGTGGACATCGCGCCCTTCCGCCCCTCGAATGCCGGGCTGCTGGTCAACTGGTCGGCCCACATGACCCGCCATTTCGGCGCCGCGCTGAAAGGCATCCGGTTGACAGCTGTCAACTTTTCCAGCCGAGGCGAGATCGCGATCTCGGCCCGCGGGCTGGAAGGCGGCGGGCTCTATCCGCTGACGCCGGCCCTGCGCGATGGTGCGGCCCTGACCATCGACCTGCTGCCCGATCTGACGCCCGATGCGCTGGCCGCCCGCCTGACCCGACGCGGCAAGGACAGCCTGGCGAATACCCTGCGCAAGGCGGGCCTCGATGCCGCCAAGATCGCACTGGCACAGGACTGCGCCCGCCCCCTGCCCGCCGATCCTGCCGCGCTGGCCCGGCTGCTGAAGGCGCTGCCGATCCCCCACAACGGCCCCCGCCCGATGGACGAGGCAATCTCGACCGCCGGCGGCATCCGGCAGACGGCGCTGGACCACGGCCTGCAACTGACCGCCCTGCCCCATGTCCATGCCGCGGGCGAGATGCTGGACTGGGACGCGCCGACCGGCGGCTACCTGCTGACCGCCTGTCTGGCGACCGGCCGCTGGGCCGGCCGCGCCGCCGCGGGGCTGAACCCGCGGTCGGCCTAG
- a CDS encoding bifunctional salicylyl-CoA 5-hydroxylase/oxidoreductase yields MKILCLGGGPAGLYFAISMKLRDASHDVTVLERNKANDTFGWGVVLSDDALSRMQKNDPVSTEAIRSSFAYWDDIAVVHDGVRTVSGGHGFAGIGRKAMLILLQQRARELGVDMRFETTFKTAEEYRKEYDLVVGCDGLNSIVRSEYQDTFKPDIDVRKCKFIWLGTHQKFDDAFTFIFEKTEHGWMWAHVYQFDDNTATFIVETLPETWDKWGFEQMTKEETVETCRKIFEKHLGGHELMSNAAHLRGSAVWIQFPRVICEKWYHENVVLMGDAAATGHFSIGSGSRLAFDSAIALAEYLHSEPDMQSAFERYQAERRVEVLRLQSAARNSLEWFEQVERYLDLDPTQFAYSLLTRSQRISHENLRLRDPQWLASAEDWFQQQAGGQKGRRPMFAPFKLRGMELKNRIVVSPMAQYKAVDGCPTDWHLIHYAERAKGGAGMVYTEMACVSDVGRITPGCPGLYKPEHEAAWKRLADFIHTETTAKFCIQIGHAGRKASTCVPWEGGGIDAPLASGNWPIISASAIPYKPASQTPRAMDKADMEAVKAEFVAAAQMADRAGADMIEMHAAHGYLLAAFVSPVTNTRTDDYGGSLENRLRYPLEVFAAMRAVWPEAKPMSVRISAHDWIEGGVTPEEAVEVAKAFRAAGADIIDVSSGQTDPAEKPVYGRMFQTPFSDRIRNEGIMPTMTVGNISDWDQVNGILMAGRADLVMLARMHLADPYWTLHAAAEQGDQASDWPKPYKGGRDLLYRLRERQQEVIRA; encoded by the coding sequence ATGAAGATTCTCTGCCTCGGCGGCGGCCCTGCCGGTCTGTATTTCGCCATCTCGATGAAACTGCGTGATGCCTCGCACGATGTGACCGTGCTGGAACGCAACAAGGCGAACGACACCTTCGGCTGGGGCGTCGTGCTTTCGGATGATGCACTCAGCCGGATGCAGAAGAACGACCCCGTCTCGACCGAGGCGATCCGGTCGAGCTTTGCCTATTGGGACGACATTGCGGTCGTTCATGATGGCGTGCGCACGGTGTCGGGCGGCCACGGCTTTGCCGGGATCGGTCGCAAGGCGATGCTGATCCTGCTGCAACAGCGCGCCCGCGAGCTGGGCGTGGACATGCGATTCGAGACCACGTTCAAGACCGCCGAGGAATACCGCAAGGAATATGACCTGGTGGTCGGCTGCGACGGGCTGAACAGCATCGTGCGCAGCGAGTATCAGGATACGTTCAAGCCCGACATCGACGTGCGCAAGTGCAAGTTCATCTGGCTGGGCACGCATCAGAAATTCGACGACGCCTTCACCTTCATCTTCGAAAAGACCGAACATGGCTGGATGTGGGCCCACGTCTACCAGTTCGACGACAATACGGCGACCTTCATCGTGGAAACCCTGCCCGAGACCTGGGACAAATGGGGTTTCGAGCAGATGACCAAGGAAGAAACGGTCGAGACCTGCCGCAAGATCTTTGAAAAGCATCTGGGCGGGCACGAGCTGATGTCGAACGCGGCCCACCTGCGCGGTTCGGCGGTGTGGATCCAGTTCCCGCGGGTGATCTGCGAAAAGTGGTATCACGAGAATGTCGTGCTGATGGGCGATGCCGCCGCCACCGGGCATTTCTCCATCGGCTCGGGGTCGCGGCTGGCTTTTGACAGCGCGATCGCGCTGGCGGAATACCTGCATTCGGAACCCGACATGCAGTCGGCCTTTGAACGCTATCAGGCCGAACGCCGGGTCGAGGTGCTGCGCCTGCAATCGGCGGCGCGCAACAGCCTGGAATGGTTCGAACAGGTCGAACGCTATCTGGACTTGGATCCGACGCAGTTCGCCTATTCGCTGCTGACCCGTTCGCAGCGCATCAGCCACGAGAACCTGCGCCTGCGCGATCCGCAATGGCTGGCCAGCGCCGAGGACTGGTTCCAGCAGCAGGCCGGCGGGCAAAAGGGCCGCCGCCCGATGTTCGCCCCGTTCAAGCTGCGGGGGATGGAGCTGAAGAACCGCATCGTGGTATCGCCGATGGCGCAATACAAGGCCGTCGATGGTTGCCCGACCGACTGGCACCTGATCCACTATGCCGAACGCGCCAAGGGCGGGGCCGGCATGGTGTATACCGAAATGGCCTGTGTCTCGGACGTTGGCCGCATCACCCCCGGCTGCCCCGGCCTTTACAAGCCCGAACATGAGGCGGCGTGGAAGCGGCTGGCGGATTTCATCCATACCGAAACCACCGCGAAGTTCTGCATCCAGATCGGCCATGCCGGGCGCAAGGCATCGACCTGCGTGCCGTGGGAAGGCGGCGGGATCGACGCGCCGCTGGCGTCGGGCAACTGGCCGATCATCAGCGCCAGCGCGATCCCCTACAAGCCGGCCAGCCAGACCCCCAGGGCGATGGACAAGGCGGATATGGAGGCGGTGAAGGCCGAATTCGTGGCGGCCGCCCAGATGGCCGACCGCGCCGGCGCCGACATGATCGAGATGCACGCGGCGCACGGCTATCTGCTGGCGGCCTTCGTCTCGCCGGTGACGAACACCCGCACGGATGACTACGGCGGAAGCCTGGAAAACCGCCTGCGCTATCCGCTGGAGGTGTTCGCGGCGATGCGCGCGGTGTGGCCCGAGGCGAAGCCCATGTCGGTGCGGATCTCGGCCCATGACTGGATTGAGGGCGGCGTGACGCCCGAAGAAGCGGTGGAGGTGGCCAAGGCGTTCCGCGCCGCTGGCGCCGATATCATCGACGTGTCGTCGGGCCAGACCGATCCGGCGGAAAAGCCGGTCTATGGCCGCATGTTCCAGACCCCGTTCAGCGACCGCATCCGCAACGAAGGCATCATGCCGACGATGACGGTGGGCAATATCAGCGACTGGGATCAGGTGAACGGCATCCTGATGGCCGGCCGCGCCGATCTGGTGATGCTGGCACGGATGCATCTGGCAGACCCCTACTGGACGCTGCATGCGGCGGCCGAACAGGGCGATCAGGCCAGCGACTGGCCGAAACCCTACAAGGGCGGGCGCGATCTGCTGTATCGCCTGCGTGAACGGCAACAAGAGGTCATCCGGGCATGA
- a CDS encoding SDR family NAD(P)-dependent oxidoreductase, which yields MMLAGKRVLITGGGTGTGADLARGFAEAGAEVVVTGRRAEPLEQVAGALNGARAIIADVTDEASVAAMFAAAGPCDIVIANAGASDSAPLGRVTMDHWNAMLAVNLTGTFLTFREGLRQMPGWGRLIAIASTAGLKGYGYVAPYAAAKHGVVGLVRSVAQEVAKKPVTVNALCPGFLDTEMTERSIANIMAKTGKDRAFALGALTATNPQGRLVQPAEVTAAALWLCGPGSDAMNGQSIAIAGGEV from the coding sequence ATGATGCTGGCAGGCAAGCGGGTTCTGATCACCGGGGGCGGCACCGGCACTGGCGCCGATCTGGCACGCGGCTTTGCCGAAGCCGGGGCCGAGGTCGTGGTGACGGGCCGCCGGGCCGAGCCGCTGGAACAGGTGGCGGGGGCGCTGAACGGCGCCCGCGCCATCATCGCCGATGTGACGGACGAGGCCAGCGTGGCGGCGATGTTCGCCGCCGCCGGCCCTTGCGACATCGTGATCGCCAATGCCGGCGCATCGGACAGCGCGCCGCTGGGCCGCGTCACGATGGATCACTGGAACGCCATGCTGGCGGTGAACCTGACCGGCACCTTCCTGACGTTCCGCGAAGGGCTGCGGCAGATGCCGGGCTGGGGGCGGCTGATCGCCATTGCCTCGACAGCGGGGCTGAAAGGCTATGGCTATGTCGCGCCCTATGCGGCGGCCAAGCACGGGGTCGTGGGCCTGGTGCGGTCGGTTGCGCAGGAGGTGGCGAAAAAGCCGGTCACGGTGAACGCGCTGTGCCCCGGCTTCCTGGATACCGAGATGACCGAACGGTCCATCGCCAACATCATGGCCAAGACCGGCAAGGACCGCGCCTTTGCCCTGGGCGCGCTGACCGCGACCAACCCGCAAGGCCGCCTTGTGCAGCCGGCCGAGGTGACGGCCGCAGCCTTGTGGTTGTGCGGACCGGGTTCCGATGCCATGAACGGACAGTCCATCGCGATTGCCGGGGGTGAGGTATGA
- a CDS encoding MarR family transcriptional regulator: MTDPLSKRRLKMWIRLLGVTRAAEGGLREYLRLTHDTTLPRFDVMAALWRRRDGVTMSELSRMLLVSNGNATTVVDRLEKDGLVKRSPSATDRRTVYVALTEEGGRVFEAWAAGHEAELSRIFEHVDEADLDALTAILKRMGREKE; encoded by the coding sequence ATGACGGACCCGTTGTCGAAGCGCCGGTTGAAGATGTGGATCCGGCTGCTGGGGGTGACCCGGGCGGCCGAAGGGGGCTTGCGCGAATATCTGCGCCTGACCCACGATACCACGCTGCCGCGCTTTGATGTGATGGCCGCGCTGTGGCGCCGCCGCGACGGGGTGACGATGAGCGAGCTCAGCCGGATGCTGCTGGTCTCGAACGGCAATGCGACGACGGTGGTCGACCGGCTGGAAAAGGACGGGCTGGTGAAACGATCACCTTCCGCCACCGACCGGCGCACGGTCTATGTCGCCTTGACCGAGGAAGGCGGCCGGGTCTTTGAGGCCTGGGCCGCAGGGCACGAGGCCGAGTTGAGCCGCATCTTCGAGCATGTGGACGAGGCCGATCTGGATGCGCTGACCGCGATCCTGAAACGCATGGGGAGAGAGAAGGAATGA
- a CDS encoding enoyl-CoA hydratase family protein → MTEFEMAGLTPQHFLWEVKDRIATVRLNRPERKNPLSFESYAELRDTFRKLVYATDVDVVIFASNQGNFCSGGDVHEIIGPLTKMNMKELLAFTRMTGDLVKAMIGCGKPIISAVDGICVGAGAIVAMASDLRVATPDAKCAFLFTRVGLAGCDMGACAMLPRIIGQGRAAELLYTGRVMNADEGDRWGFWNALHAPDKLEAEALKLAQRIAAGPTFAHGITKTQINQEWNMGLEQAIEAEAQAQAICMQTQDFVRAYNAFVAKEKPVFEGN, encoded by the coding sequence ATGACCGAATTCGAGATGGCCGGCCTGACGCCGCAGCATTTCCTGTGGGAGGTCAAGGACCGCATCGCGACCGTCCGCCTGAACCGGCCCGAGCGCAAGAACCCGCTGTCGTTCGAAAGCTATGCCGAACTGCGCGATACCTTCCGCAAGCTGGTCTATGCCACCGATGTGGATGTGGTGATCTTTGCCTCGAACCAGGGCAACTTCTGTTCGGGCGGCGATGTGCATGAAATCATCGGCCCGCTGACCAAGATGAACATGAAGGAACTGCTGGCCTTTACCCGCATGACCGGCGATCTGGTCAAGGCGATGATCGGCTGCGGCAAGCCCATCATCTCGGCGGTGGACGGGATCTGTGTGGGCGCGGGGGCGATTGTCGCCATGGCCAGCGACCTGCGTGTGGCGACGCCCGATGCCAAATGCGCCTTCCTGTTCACCCGCGTGGGGCTGGCCGGCTGCGACATGGGCGCCTGCGCCATGCTGCCGCGCATCATCGGCCAGGGCCGGGCGGCGGAATTGCTGTATACCGGCCGGGTGATGAACGCGGACGAGGGCGATCGGTGGGGCTTCTGGAACGCGCTGCACGCGCCGGACAAGCTGGAGGCCGAGGCGCTGAAACTGGCGCAGCGCATTGCCGCCGGGCCGACCTTTGCCCATGGCATCACCAAGACCCAGATCAACCAGGAATGGAACATGGGTCTGGAACAGGCCATCGAGGCCGAGGCGCAGGCGCAGGCGATCTGCATGCAGACGCAGGATTTCGTGCGCGCCTACAACGCCTTCGTGGCCAAGGAAAAGCCGGTTTTCGAAGGGAACTGA
- a CDS encoding acyl-CoA dehydrogenase family protein, producing the protein MADRSFLSWPFFEDRHRELAEGLDAWCAAHLHVDHSDTDAACRSLVAMLGQGGWLRHSGAGEGETLDVRSLCLIRETLARHDGLADFAFAMQGLGMGAVSLFGTPDQRKWLDKTRAGKAISAFALTEPGSGSDVARTATTATRDGDGFVLNGEKTYISNGGIADLYVVFARTGEAPGAKGLSAFLLPADTPGLEIVERIEVVAPHPLAHLRFNDIRLPASAMIGQPGRGFQVAMSVLDVFRSTVGAAALGFARRALDEALARVKERQLFGAPLHELQMVQGHIADMALDVDASALLVYRAAWTKDMGAPRVSREAAMAKLNATEAAQRVIDTALQLHGGDGVRKGFIVESLYREIRALRIYEGATDVQKVVIARAALDA; encoded by the coding sequence ATGGCGGATCGTAGTTTTCTGAGCTGGCCGTTCTTTGAAGACCGGCACCGCGAACTGGCCGAGGGGCTGGACGCCTGGTGTGCAGCCCATCTGCATGTGGATCATTCCGACACCGATGCCGCCTGCCGGTCGCTGGTGGCGATGCTGGGGCAGGGCGGCTGGTTGCGGCATTCAGGCGCGGGGGAAGGCGAGACGCTGGATGTGCGCAGCCTGTGCCTGATCCGCGAGACGCTGGCGCGCCATGACGGGCTGGCCGATTTCGCCTTTGCCATGCAGGGGTTGGGGATGGGTGCGGTGTCGCTGTTCGGCACGCCGGACCAGCGCAAGTGGCTGGACAAGACCCGCGCGGGCAAGGCGATTTCCGCCTTTGCCCTGACCGAGCCGGGATCGGGGTCGGATGTCGCGCGCACCGCGACCACGGCCACGCGCGATGGCGACGGGTTCGTCCTGAACGGCGAAAAGACCTATATCTCGAACGGCGGGATTGCCGATCTGTATGTGGTCTTTGCCCGCACGGGCGAGGCGCCGGGTGCCAAGGGGCTGTCGGCGTTCCTGCTGCCCGCCGATACCCCCGGGCTGGAGATCGTGGAGCGGATCGAGGTGGTGGCCCCGCATCCGCTGGCGCATCTGCGGTTCAACGACATCCGCCTGCCGGCATCGGCGATGATCGGCCAGCCCGGGCGCGGGTTCCAGGTGGCCATGTCGGTGCTGGATGTGTTCCGCTCCACCGTTGGCGCCGCCGCCCTGGGCTTTGCCCGCCGCGCGCTGGACGAGGCGCTGGCGCGGGTCAAGGAACGCCAGCTGTTCGGCGCGCCCTTGCACGAATTGCAGATGGTGCAGGGCCATATCGCCGACATGGCGCTGGATGTGGATGCATCGGCGCTGCTGGTCTATCGCGCCGCCTGGACCAAGGACATGGGCGCGCCGCGCGTCAGCCGCGAGGCCGCCATGGCCAAGCTGAACGCGACCGAGGCGGCGCAGCGGGTCATCGACACCGCGCTTCAGCTGCACGGGGGCGACGGGGTGCGCAAGGGCTTCATCGTGGAAAGCCTGTACCGCGAGATCCGCGCGCTGCGCATTTACGAAGGGGCGACCGACGTGCAAAAGGTGGTCATCGCGCGGGCGGCGTTGGACGCATGA
- a CDS encoding thioesterase family protein, with protein MSYTRIVPIEFNHCDPAGIVFYPRYFEMINSVVENFFEDHVGWSFARMHTGGNHNGVPTVSISCNFMAPSRLGDKVPFTLQVLSVGRSSVKVRITAAKDGEVRLVTENTLVWIDGGRASSWPEEIRAKLQAELQKGGQDG; from the coding sequence ATGAGCTATACCCGCATCGTCCCGATCGAATTCAACCACTGCGATCCGGCGGGGATCGTGTTCTATCCCCGCTATTTCGAGATGATCAATTCGGTCGTCGAGAACTTCTTTGAAGACCATGTGGGCTGGTCCTTTGCCCGCATGCACACGGGCGGCAACCACAATGGCGTGCCAACCGTGTCGATCAGCTGCAACTTCATGGCGCCGTCGCGGCTGGGCGACAAGGTGCCCTTCACGTTGCAGGTGCTGTCGGTTGGCCGGTCCAGCGTGAAGGTGCGCATCACCGCCGCCAAGGATGGCGAGGTGCGGCTGGTCACCGAAAACACCCTGGTGTGGATCGACGGGGGCAGGGCATCGTCCTGGCCCGAGGAGATCCGCGCGAAACTGCAAGCAGAACTCCAGAAGGGAGGCCAAGATGGCTGA
- a CDS encoding RidA family protein: MAEQSPHEFLNPKSWKPALGYANGVAARGRMVFLGGHIGWNGQQEFETDDFAGQVRQTLDNIVTVLAEAGGKPEHIVRLTWYVTSKREYLDGIREVGRAYRETIGKHFPAMALVQVVALVEDRAKVEIEATAVIPD; encoded by the coding sequence ATGGCTGAGCAAAGCCCGCATGAATTCCTCAACCCCAAGAGCTGGAAGCCTGCGCTTGGCTATGCCAATGGCGTGGCCGCGCGCGGCCGCATGGTGTTCCTGGGCGGCCATATCGGCTGGAACGGCCAGCAGGAATTCGAAACCGACGATTTCGCGGGCCAGGTGCGCCAGACGCTGGACAATATCGTCACCGTGCTGGCCGAGGCGGGCGGCAAGCCCGAACATATCGTGCGGCTGACCTGGTATGTGACCAGCAAGCGCGAATATCTGGACGGTATCCGCGAGGTGGGCCGCGCCTACCGCGAGACCATCGGCAAGCATTTCCCGGCCATGGCGCTGGTGCAGGTGGTGGCGCTGGTCGAGGACCGCGCCAAGGTCGAGATCGAGGCGACCGCCGTCATCCCCGACTGA